A single window of Marinobacter sp. LA51 DNA harbors:
- a CDS encoding TRAP transporter substrate-binding protein produces the protein MSSISKLKKLAGISAFAFAAMTAANSVNAANWRYAHEEYEGDVQDVFAYKFKEYIENNSEHTLQIYRFGELGESDDIMEQTQAGILNFVNQSPGFTGALIPEAQIFFIPYLMPTDMDTVITFFRESDAINEDFPELYAEKGLELLKMYPEGEMVVTVDEPVTKPEDFNNKKIRVMTNPLLSETYSAFGATPTPLPWGEVYGALQTNMIQGQENPIFWIESGGLYEVSPNLVFTSHGWFTTAMMANKSFYEDLAPQDKELVQMASDYAFEEIIKHIDGLADEALAKIQKASDDVTVTRLDDEQIKAFKDRAPQVEQKYIEMTGESGKELLNQFKEDLKEVQSK, from the coding sequence ATGAGCAGCATCAGTAAACTCAAGAAACTGGCCGGAATTTCCGCGTTCGCTTTTGCGGCCATGACCGCCGCCAACTCTGTTAACGCCGCCAACTGGCGCTATGCACACGAGGAGTACGAGGGCGACGTTCAAGACGTGTTCGCGTATAAATTCAAGGAATACATCGAGAACAACTCCGAGCACACCCTGCAGATCTATCGCTTCGGCGAGCTGGGCGAGTCTGACGACATCATGGAGCAGACCCAGGCCGGCATTCTGAACTTTGTTAACCAGTCTCCTGGTTTCACCGGCGCGCTGATTCCGGAAGCACAGATTTTCTTCATTCCTTATCTGATGCCCACCGACATGGACACGGTAATCACCTTCTTCCGTGAAAGTGATGCAATCAACGAAGACTTCCCCGAGCTGTATGCAGAAAAGGGTCTTGAGCTGCTGAAGATGTACCCGGAAGGCGAGATGGTCGTTACTGTGGACGAGCCGGTGACCAAGCCTGAGGACTTCAACAACAAAAAGATCCGGGTTATGACTAACCCGCTGTTGTCAGAAACCTACAGCGCCTTTGGTGCCACCCCGACTCCACTGCCCTGGGGTGAAGTGTACGGCGCCCTGCAGACCAACATGATTCAAGGCCAGGAAAACCCGATCTTCTGGATCGAGTCCGGCGGTCTGTATGAAGTATCCCCGAACCTCGTCTTCACCAGCCATGGTTGGTTCACCACCGCCATGATGGCGAACAAGAGCTTCTATGAGGATCTGGCACCGCAAGACAAAGAGCTGGTTCAGATGGCCTCCGACTACGCCTTCGAAGAAATCATCAAGCACATCGATGGTCTGGCCGACGAAGCACTGGCCAAGATTCAGAAGGCATCTGACGACGTTACTGTGACCCGTCTGGACGATGAGCAGATCAAGGCATTCAAGGATCGCGCTCCTCAGGTTGAGCAGAAGTACATCGAAATGACCGGCGAAAGCGGCAAAGAGCTGCTGAACCAGTTCAAGGAAGACCTGAAAGAAGTTCAGAGCAAGTAA
- a CDS encoding crotonase/enoyl-CoA hydratase family protein has protein sequence MTTASVLTELDNGIVTITVNRPDQRNAIDRPTANALRKAFTDFEQNEAAKVAVLCGAGGHFCAGADLGALDDPERRNEVDPHGIGHGPLGPTRMSLSKPVIAAVSGYAVAGGLELALMCDLRVAEHSAVFGVFCRRWGVPLIDGGTVRLPRIVGQGHALDMILTGRPVKADEALSMGLANRVVPDGSALDAARDLAATLAGFPQKCLLADRASALHQWDLSAHEALVAEGAGGYPVVFEEALEGAKRFKGGAGRHGQF, from the coding sequence ATGACCACCGCTTCCGTTCTTACCGAGCTCGACAATGGCATTGTCACCATCACCGTGAACCGACCGGACCAACGCAACGCCATCGACCGACCCACTGCCAACGCTTTGCGCAAGGCCTTCACCGACTTTGAACAGAACGAAGCCGCGAAAGTCGCGGTGCTGTGCGGCGCCGGCGGCCACTTTTGTGCCGGCGCCGATCTGGGGGCCCTCGACGATCCCGAGCGCCGCAACGAAGTCGATCCCCATGGCATCGGTCATGGTCCCCTGGGGCCAACCCGGATGTCTCTGTCCAAGCCGGTGATTGCCGCGGTGTCCGGCTATGCGGTGGCGGGCGGCCTGGAGCTGGCCCTGATGTGCGATCTGCGCGTGGCTGAACACTCGGCTGTCTTTGGCGTGTTCTGCCGACGCTGGGGCGTGCCGCTGATTGATGGCGGCACCGTACGCCTGCCGCGCATTGTTGGCCAGGGTCACGCTCTGGATATGATCCTGACCGGGCGACCGGTCAAGGCAGACGAAGCCCTGTCCATGGGGCTGGCCAACCGGGTGGTGCCCGATGGCTCTGCCCTGGACGCCGCCCGGGATCTGGCGGCAACCCTTGCCGGTTTTCCGCAAAAGTGCCTGCTTGCTGACCGGGCCTCGGCCCTGCACCAGTGGGACCTGAGCGCCCACGAGGCTTTGGTAGCCGAGGGCGCCGGCGGTTATCCGGTGGTCTTTGAGGAGGCCCTGGAAGGTGCCAAGCGCTTCAAGGGCGGCGCCGGTCGTCATGGCCAGTTCTGA
- a CDS encoding YqiA/YcfP family alpha/beta fold hydrolase has translation MTTPHLHVLLSHGLESGPGGTKIQAMKAVAESFPGVTAIAVDHRSTKVPATRLEQMAAAMAEAGADPARTVLAGSSMGGWVCAQTSADLPVLGCFLLAPALAMAGYPQSSPKIQARHCQIIHGWDDDVVPVMPVLELAREQALPALVLPDGHRLENSVDRVVSEFRLFIELCR, from the coding sequence ATGACCACCCCCCACCTGCATGTATTACTATCCCACGGCCTGGAAAGTGGTCCGGGTGGCACCAAGATTCAGGCCATGAAAGCCGTCGCCGAGAGTTTTCCCGGAGTGACCGCCATCGCGGTTGACCATCGCAGCACCAAGGTGCCCGCGACCCGCCTTGAGCAGATGGCCGCAGCCATGGCCGAGGCCGGCGCCGATCCGGCCCGAACAGTGTTAGCGGGCTCGAGCATGGGCGGTTGGGTTTGTGCGCAAACCAGCGCCGATTTACCGGTACTGGGCTGTTTCCTGCTCGCCCCGGCCCTGGCCATGGCTGGCTACCCACAGTCCAGCCCGAAGATTCAGGCCCGCCATTGCCAGATCATTCACGGCTGGGACGATGACGTGGTGCCGGTGATGCCGGTGCTTGAGCTGGCTCGCGAGCAGGCGCTGCCGGCGCTGGTGCTGCCTGATGGCCACCGGCTCGAGAACAGCGTCGACCGGGTGGTCTCGGAGTTCCGGCTGTTTATCGAACTTTGCCGTTAA
- a CDS encoding mechanosensitive ion channel family protein — MADSFWQAVTEQLKKNLGDSLEALGAGEVDWTDLGVGVISQLLILMVYLGLYASIYLAVMAVLKSVVGQKRSNSHTFAHVRTGLRYLVGLGFLLTVLAQFGATPELLQSVAKAGFIALGFYVGWLVLGRVIVESMQRAHLDPSIRQLVDNLFAVLLVAFGAVTVLAQFGFDVLSIVAGLGIVGIAVGFAAQSTLSNFIAGVTLLIERPFRIGDWVTINGQDGKVVKIALRTTWLRTRDNIFTMIPNDSVASSEIVNFSTEGAIRLNISVGIAYKERAEAARQIIMPILEQHPEVLQVADMMPKVMLSNLGDSSIDLIVQAWIGPDNLDVQPSIKAELLEQIKDALDHAGIEIPFPHLQLFIDDAKGLKPVMEPFYPKLAGQ; from the coding sequence ATGGCGGACAGCTTTTGGCAAGCCGTGACTGAACAGCTTAAAAAGAATCTCGGGGATTCCCTGGAGGCCCTTGGAGCCGGGGAGGTGGATTGGACTGACCTCGGAGTGGGGGTGATCAGCCAGTTGCTGATTCTGATGGTTTATCTCGGCCTCTATGCCAGCATCTACCTTGCCGTTATGGCAGTGCTAAAATCGGTAGTCGGGCAAAAGCGAAGTAACAGTCACACGTTCGCCCATGTTCGTACCGGCTTGCGCTATCTGGTCGGACTGGGCTTCCTGCTCACTGTGCTGGCCCAGTTTGGCGCCACCCCCGAGTTGCTGCAGTCGGTTGCCAAGGCCGGGTTTATCGCCCTCGGTTTCTACGTCGGCTGGTTGGTGCTGGGCCGAGTCATTGTTGAATCCATGCAGCGCGCCCATCTCGACCCGTCCATCCGGCAGCTGGTGGATAACCTGTTTGCGGTACTGTTGGTCGCCTTCGGGGCCGTCACCGTGCTGGCGCAATTTGGCTTTGATGTCTTATCCATTGTGGCTGGTCTGGGCATCGTTGGCATCGCAGTGGGTTTCGCGGCTCAGTCCACCTTGTCCAACTTCATTGCCGGGGTAACCTTGCTGATCGAGCGGCCATTTCGGATCGGGGACTGGGTCACTATCAATGGCCAGGACGGCAAGGTGGTGAAAATTGCCCTGCGAACCACCTGGTTGCGGACTCGGGACAACATCTTCACGATGATTCCGAACGACAGCGTAGCCTCGTCCGAGATCGTCAATTTCAGTACCGAGGGCGCCATCCGGCTGAACATCTCGGTCGGTATCGCCTACAAGGAGCGAGCGGAGGCGGCCCGCCAGATCATTATGCCGATATTGGAACAACATCCCGAGGTGCTGCAGGTCGCCGACATGATGCCCAAGGTGATGCTGTCGAATCTGGGTGACTCTTCGATTGATCTTATCGTTCAGGCCTGGATCGGCCCGGATAACCTCGATGTACAGCCCAGTATCAAGGCGGAGTTGCTGGAGCAGATTAAAGACGCCCTGGATCACGCCGGCATAGAAATTCCCTTCCCGCATCTGCAGTTGTTTATCGACGATGCGAAAGGTCTCAAACCGGTTATGGAGCCGTTTTACCCGAAACTGGCAGGCCAGTAA
- a CDS encoding TRAP transporter small permease yields the protein MSENSPDLEDDTGSYESGLPGFLGTIDVWISKIEAVMLAVGVILMAINTCVNVIARFVFGEGLFFSGEINRILIILITFAGIGYAARHGRHIRMSAVYDAFPAKGRKVLMIFIALFTSVVMFFLCYHSFGYVETLYSRGRILPALGFEIWWIYVWAPVGFAITGIQYFLTAVKNLTSKDVYLSTGVVDGYSDTESEV from the coding sequence ATGTCCGAGAACTCCCCGGATCTTGAGGACGATACAGGCAGCTACGAATCGGGCCTACCCGGGTTTCTGGGAACCATCGATGTCTGGATCAGTAAGATTGAAGCGGTAATGCTGGCGGTTGGGGTCATCCTCATGGCCATCAACACTTGCGTAAACGTCATTGCCCGTTTTGTCTTTGGCGAAGGGCTGTTCTTCTCCGGTGAGATTAACCGGATCCTCATCATCCTGATCACTTTTGCCGGTATAGGCTACGCCGCACGCCATGGTCGCCACATCCGTATGTCCGCGGTCTACGACGCCTTCCCCGCCAAAGGCCGCAAGGTCCTGATGATCTTCATTGCCCTCTTCACCTCCGTGGTGATGTTTTTCCTGTGTTATCACTCATTTGGTTACGTCGAGACTCTCTACAGTCGCGGCCGGATCCTGCCCGCGCTCGGCTTCGAAATCTGGTGGATTTATGTCTGGGCACCGGTTGGCTTCGCCATCACCGGCATTCAGTACTTTCTGACCGCCGTCAAGAACTTGACCAGCAAGGACGTGTATCTCTCAACCGGGGTGGTTGATGGCTACAGCGATACCGAATCGGAAGTATGA
- a CDS encoding TRAP transporter large permease, protein MATTMMLIMIGLLLLGFPMMVPLIAAAVFGFVTMFDGFGQMGTFIQQMMGGIRPASLIAVPMFILAADIMTRGQSADRLINMVMAFIGHFKGGLAISTATSCTLFGAVSGSTQATVVAVGSPLRPKMLKAGYSDPFTLALIINASDIAFLIPPSIGMIIYGVISGTSIAELFIAGIGPGVLILFMFSIYCLIYAYKNNVPTEDKASWGQRAVSVRDALWPLFFPVIIVGGIYGGIFSPTEAAAVCVLYAFLLEFVVFRELKLADIYRIAKSTGLITAVVFILVAVGNGFSWIISFAQIPQAILEAVGVNEAGPVGVLIAICIAFFIACMFVDPIVVILVLTPIFAPAIQSTGLDPVLVGVLITLQVAIGSATPPFGCDIFTAIAIFKRPYLEVIRGTPPFIFILVAAAGLIIAFPDIALFLRDVAFRD, encoded by the coding sequence ATGGCAACTACAATGATGTTGATCATGATCGGGTTGTTGCTGCTCGGCTTCCCGATGATGGTTCCGCTGATCGCCGCCGCGGTGTTCGGCTTTGTAACAATGTTCGATGGCTTTGGCCAGATGGGCACCTTTATCCAGCAGATGATGGGAGGAATCCGGCCAGCCTCGCTGATTGCCGTGCCCATGTTTATCCTGGCTGCTGACATCATGACCCGAGGCCAGTCGGCCGACCGGTTGATCAATATGGTCATGGCCTTCATTGGCCACTTCAAAGGCGGGCTGGCAATCAGCACCGCAACCTCCTGCACCCTGTTTGGTGCCGTTTCCGGGTCCACCCAGGCTACCGTGGTCGCCGTTGGCTCGCCGCTTCGTCCGAAAATGCTGAAAGCCGGCTACTCAGACCCATTCACCCTGGCCCTGATCATCAACGCCAGTGACATTGCCTTCCTGATTCCGCCCAGCATTGGCATGATCATTTACGGGGTTATCTCGGGAACCTCCATTGCCGAGCTGTTCATAGCCGGTATCGGGCCTGGCGTACTGATCCTGTTCATGTTTTCGATCTACTGCCTGATCTACGCCTATAAGAACAACGTGCCTACCGAGGACAAAGCCTCCTGGGGCCAACGCGCGGTGTCGGTCCGCGACGCCCTGTGGCCATTGTTCTTCCCGGTAATCATTGTCGGCGGTATCTACGGCGGCATTTTCAGCCCGACCGAGGCGGCTGCGGTGTGTGTGCTCTACGCCTTCCTGCTGGAATTCGTGGTGTTCCGGGAGCTGAAACTGGCGGATATCTATCGCATTGCCAAGTCCACCGGCCTGATCACCGCCGTGGTGTTCATCCTGGTGGCCGTGGGCAACGGCTTTTCGTGGATCATTTCGTTTGCCCAGATCCCGCAAGCCATTCTGGAGGCAGTTGGCGTTAACGAGGCCGGTCCGGTTGGCGTGCTGATCGCAATCTGCATCGCGTTCTTCATCGCCTGCATGTTCGTCGATCCGATCGTGGTCATCCTGGTACTGACCCCGATCTTTGCACCGGCCATTCAATCCACCGGACTCGATCCGGTCCTGGTGGGCGTACTCATTACCCTGCAGGTGGCCATTGGCTCGGCAACGCCGCCGTTTGGTTGCGACATCTTTACGGCCATCGCCATCTTCAAGCGGCCGTATCTAGAGGTAATCCGTGGCACGCCACCGTTCATCTTCATCCTGGTGGCAGCTGCCGGGTTGATCATCGCGTTCCCGGACATTGCCCTGTTCCTGCGTGACGTTGCCTTCAGGGATTGA
- a CDS encoding putative 4-mercaptohistidine N1-methyltransferase yields the protein MQQHAFYEDNTTLAQYLEFNYGEQWHGEPNFPKELADAALGAMDGRTLGRALDIGCACGRSSFELARTFDHVDGIDFSANFIRKCREMAADKQVRYARPEEGELVSYHERTLASLGLEQTTERVAFHEGDACALDPSFAGYDLVLAGNLIDRLYRPADFLTTVHERINEGGLLAIASPYTWMEEYTPKASWVGGFIKDDKEYTTLDGLKDMLAPHFRLLGEPRSLPFVIRETRNKFQHSFSEFSVWQKVSA from the coding sequence GTGCAGCAACACGCGTTCTATGAAGACAACACCACGCTTGCCCAGTATCTGGAGTTCAATTATGGCGAGCAGTGGCACGGCGAGCCGAATTTCCCAAAAGAGCTGGCGGATGCGGCCCTGGGCGCCATGGACGGTCGGACCCTGGGGCGGGCACTGGACATTGGTTGCGCCTGCGGCCGCAGCAGTTTTGAGTTGGCTAGGACGTTTGATCATGTCGACGGCATCGACTTTTCAGCTAACTTCATTCGCAAGTGCAGGGAAATGGCCGCGGACAAGCAGGTTCGCTACGCCCGGCCGGAGGAAGGTGAACTGGTGAGCTATCACGAACGCACCCTGGCGTCCCTGGGGCTGGAGCAAACTACGGAACGGGTGGCGTTTCATGAGGGCGATGCCTGTGCCCTCGACCCTTCGTTCGCGGGTTACGACCTGGTGCTGGCCGGCAATCTGATCGACCGGCTTTATAGGCCTGCGGACTTTCTGACCACCGTGCACGAACGGATCAACGAAGGCGGATTGCTGGCCATTGCCTCGCCCTACACCTGGATGGAGGAATACACGCCCAAGGCTTCGTGGGTGGGTGGTTTCATAAAGGATGATAAGGAATACACCACGCTGGACGGTCTGAAAGACATGCTGGCGCCGCATTTCCGTCTTCTCGGCGAGCCGCGCAGCCTGCCATTCGTGATCCGGGAAACCCGGAACAAGTTCCAGCACAGCTTCTCGGAGTTCTCTGTCTGGCAGAAAGTCAGCGCCTGA
- the nfsA gene encoding oxygen-insensitive NADPH nitroreductase, which translates to MNATIELLQSHRSIRKFTEQKIPHELLHELIRAGQCAATSNHVQAYSVIHVTNPENRQAIAELAGGQTYIADCSDFLVFCADMKRSTNAAERAGAEVVRGTTEQLVVASVDTALMAQNVAVAAESEGLGLCYIGGIRNNPAEVSSLLRLPEDVYPVFGMCLGYPDQNPEVKPRLPVDSILMEDYYRDDQEEQQVSGFDSTMNQYYRDRSDGNKDTTWSEQLKPLFTTKLRPHMQGFLQGKGFGLK; encoded by the coding sequence ATGAACGCCACCATCGAACTTCTGCAGTCCCATCGCTCGATTCGTAAATTCACCGAGCAGAAAATTCCCCACGAGCTTCTGCACGAGCTGATTCGTGCCGGCCAGTGCGCTGCCACGTCGAACCACGTTCAGGCCTACTCCGTGATCCACGTAACCAATCCGGAAAACCGGCAGGCTATCGCCGAGCTGGCCGGTGGTCAGACCTACATTGCCGACTGCTCTGATTTCCTGGTGTTCTGCGCCGACATGAAACGCTCTACCAACGCGGCCGAGCGCGCAGGCGCCGAGGTGGTGCGGGGCACAACAGAACAGCTTGTCGTAGCGAGTGTCGACACCGCCCTGATGGCACAGAATGTCGCCGTGGCAGCAGAATCCGAGGGACTGGGGCTATGCTACATCGGCGGCATCCGCAACAACCCGGCCGAAGTCAGCAGCCTGCTGCGCCTGCCAGAGGATGTGTACCCGGTATTCGGCATGTGTCTGGGCTACCCCGACCAGAACCCGGAGGTTAAGCCACGACTGCCGGTAGATAGCATTCTGATGGAAGACTACTACCGGGACGATCAGGAGGAACAGCAGGTGTCTGGGTTCGACAGCACCATGAACCAGTACTACCGGGACCGCAGTGATGGCAACAAGGACACTACCTGGTCAGAGCAACTGAAGCCCCTGTTCACCACCAAACTGCGGCCGCACATGCAGGGCTTCCTACAAGGCAAAGGCTTTGGGCTCAAATAG
- a CDS encoding universal stress protein — protein MFKRILVAVDGSKTSLKAMDKAIELQQLTDAEIYLLCVYKHHSLFEASLSIGRPPSMDIPDKVLSEYAKEVVNHAKDLAKSHGATKVRGFVKGGRPSKVITKFAQDKEADLIVVGTKGTHNDKDGILLGSVSHRVASNAKCPVLVV, from the coding sequence ATGTTCAAAAGGATCCTGGTTGCCGTTGATGGCTCCAAGACATCCCTTAAGGCCATGGACAAGGCCATTGAACTGCAGCAGCTAACCGATGCCGAGATCTACCTGCTGTGCGTGTACAAACACCACAGCCTGTTCGAGGCATCGCTGTCGATTGGTCGGCCTCCGAGCATGGACATTCCCGATAAAGTGCTCTCGGAATATGCCAAAGAGGTGGTCAACCATGCCAAAGATCTGGCAAAGTCGCACGGCGCCACCAAGGTACGGGGCTTCGTCAAAGGCGGTCGGCCGTCAAAAGTGATCACCAAGTTCGCTCAGGACAAGGAAGCCGACCTGATCGTTGTGGGTACCAAGGGTACCCACAACGATAAAGACGGCATCCTGCTCGGCAGCGTCTCCCATCGGGTGGCGTCCAACGCCAAGTGCCCTGTTTTGGTGGTGTGA
- a CDS encoding LLM class flavin-dependent oxidoreductase, protein MRTRPDYSLLELASVREGDSVGTTLANSVAYAQHAEALGFQRFWLAEHHNMEGISSSATSVLIGHIAGKTNQIRVGSGGVMLPNHPPLVIAEQFGTLESLYPGRIDLGLGRAPGTDPVTARALRRDGLGAEQFPEDVARLQELLGPLHPGQAVKAIPGAGTEVPIWLLGSSLYSAQLAAMRGLPYAFAGHFAPRLYREALRVYRENFQPSEQLDKPYAMLAVPAIPADSMAEAKFLATTSYQRILSLFRGQPLWMRPPVESMNGLWNAGEKASVQDFLSLQMMGDANDLNQQLDELLASVEVDELMFTIDIYDPAHRRRALDILAQTRAE, encoded by the coding sequence ATGCGCACCCGACCTGATTATTCCCTGCTCGAACTCGCCTCGGTTCGCGAGGGCGATTCCGTTGGTACCACACTGGCCAACAGCGTCGCTTATGCCCAGCACGCGGAGGCCCTGGGGTTCCAGCGGTTCTGGCTGGCCGAGCACCACAATATGGAGGGCATCAGCAGCTCTGCAACCTCGGTTCTGATTGGCCACATTGCCGGCAAAACAAACCAGATTCGGGTTGGCTCTGGTGGCGTCATGCTGCCGAACCACCCACCGCTAGTGATTGCTGAACAATTCGGCACTCTGGAAAGCCTGTATCCGGGGCGCATTGACCTGGGCCTGGGTCGGGCACCCGGCACTGACCCTGTTACCGCGCGGGCCCTGCGCCGGGATGGCCTGGGTGCGGAACAATTTCCGGAAGATGTGGCTCGGCTTCAGGAGCTGCTGGGGCCGCTGCATCCGGGCCAGGCAGTGAAGGCCATTCCCGGGGCAGGCACCGAGGTGCCGATCTGGCTCCTGGGCTCAAGCCTCTACAGTGCCCAGTTGGCGGCTATGCGTGGCCTGCCCTATGCCTTCGCCGGTCACTTTGCGCCGCGACTGTATCGCGAGGCTCTGCGAGTCTATCGGGAGAACTTCCAGCCCTCAGAACAGCTAGACAAACCCTACGCCATGCTCGCAGTTCCGGCCATTCCCGCCGATTCCATGGCCGAGGCCAAGTTCCTGGCGACCACCAGTTACCAGCGCATTCTCTCCCTGTTTCGAGGCCAGCCGCTGTGGATGCGTCCACCGGTCGAGTCCATGAACGGGCTCTGGAACGCTGGTGAGAAGGCCAGTGTGCAGGACTTTCTCTCGCTGCAAATGATGGGCGATGCCAACGACCTGAACCAGCAGCTTGATGAGCTCTTGGCCAGCGTGGAGGTGGACGAACTGATGTTCACCATCGACATCTACGATCCGGCCCACCGTCGTCGTGCCCTCGATATCCTGGCCCAAACCCGGGCAGAATAA
- a CDS encoding alanine/glycine:cation symporter family protein encodes MTAVVDFLNSILWGYVLVYGLLAVGVFFTIRLGGLQFLHFGEMIRAIRGSRESDVHGISPFQALCTSLASRVGTGNLAGVAVALYLGGAGAIFWMWMVALVGMATGYAESTLAQLYKRRDGKGQYRGGPAVYISRGLGAPWAGGIFAVCLIVSFGLVFNAVQANSIADAMKGAFGIPKLYVGVAVAVLAGIVIFGGLRSIVRFAELVVPFMAGSYVLIALGIMIVNYDQVGDVLALIVKSAFGLTEATGGVAGSVTAAMLNGIKRGLFSNEAGMGSAPNIAATATPAPHHPSSQGLVQAFGVFIDTIVICTATAVMILLSGVLEPGNGVTGTQLTQDAMAGHIGEFGNYFIAIAILFFAFTSIVANYTYAENALVYLGGDNALALNLLRSAALAMVVWGGYEAVVTVFNAADASMGLMASINLIAIVLLSGTVVKLTKDYLSQRKEGVVPHFKSKDYPELHEKIDSDIWH; translated from the coding sequence ATGACTGCGGTCGTTGATTTTCTAAACTCCATACTCTGGGGCTACGTCCTTGTGTACGGCCTGCTGGCCGTTGGCGTATTCTTTACCATTCGCCTCGGGGGCCTCCAGTTCCTGCATTTCGGCGAAATGATCCGTGCCATTCGCGGCTCCCGTGAGAGCGATGTCCACGGTATCTCACCCTTTCAGGCGCTTTGCACCAGCCTTGCTTCGCGGGTTGGCACCGGCAACCTGGCCGGTGTCGCGGTTGCGCTCTACCTGGGTGGCGCCGGCGCCATCTTCTGGATGTGGATGGTGGCTCTGGTCGGCATGGCCACCGGCTACGCAGAAAGCACCCTGGCCCAGCTCTACAAACGCCGCGATGGCAAAGGCCAGTACCGCGGCGGCCCCGCGGTCTATATTTCCAGGGGCCTTGGCGCGCCCTGGGCCGGCGGTATTTTCGCCGTTTGCCTGATTGTGTCCTTCGGACTGGTCTTCAACGCAGTTCAGGCCAACTCCATTGCCGACGCCATGAAAGGTGCCTTCGGTATTCCCAAGCTTTACGTTGGCGTTGCTGTTGCGGTACTGGCCGGGATTGTGATCTTCGGCGGACTTCGCTCCATTGTCCGGTTCGCCGAACTGGTCGTTCCGTTCATGGCGGGAAGCTACGTGCTGATTGCGCTGGGCATTATGATCGTGAATTACGATCAGGTAGGAGACGTTCTGGCGTTGATTGTGAAAAGCGCTTTCGGTCTGACCGAAGCCACCGGCGGCGTTGCCGGCTCGGTCACCGCGGCCATGTTGAATGGCATCAAACGCGGTCTGTTTTCCAATGAAGCAGGTATGGGTTCAGCTCCCAACATCGCGGCCACCGCGACACCTGCGCCTCATCACCCCTCTTCCCAGGGGCTGGTCCAGGCTTTCGGTGTATTCATCGACACCATTGTGATCTGTACCGCCACCGCAGTGATGATCCTGCTCTCGGGCGTACTTGAGCCTGGCAACGGCGTCACCGGCACCCAACTGACTCAGGACGCCATGGCGGGCCATATTGGCGAGTTCGGCAATTACTTCATCGCGATTGCGATTCTATTCTTTGCCTTCACCTCTATTGTCGCCAACTACACCTACGCGGAAAACGCTCTGGTTTATCTGGGGGGTGACAACGCTCTGGCACTGAATCTGCTGCGCAGTGCAGCCCTGGCAATGGTGGTCTGGGGTGGCTACGAGGCCGTAGTGACCGTGTTCAACGCCGCCGATGCGTCCATGGGTCTGATGGCCTCGATCAACCTGATTGCCATAGTATTGCTCTCCGGCACCGTGGTGAAATTGACCAAGGACTACCTCAGTCAGCGCAAAGAGGGTGTGGTTCCGCACTTCAAGTCCAAGGACTACCCCGAGCTACACGAGAAGATCGACAGCGACATCTGGCACTAA